The proteins below come from a single Papaver somniferum cultivar HN1 chromosome 11, ASM357369v1, whole genome shotgun sequence genomic window:
- the LOC113322638 gene encoding uncharacterized protein LOC113322638, with amino-acid sequence MASSDNPEAVDRGLFSGKGEKKEEEKGRFLEKVKDFIHDIGEKIEETVGFGKPTADVTAIHVPKINLEMADIVVNVLVTNPNPIPIPLIDINYLVESDGRKLVSGLIPDAGTIHAHGSETVKIPLRLIYDDIRATYAEIKSGSIIPYRIKVDLIVDVPVFGRLTLPIEKTGEIPIPLKPDVDLDKIKFERFSFEETVAILHLKLENMNDFDLGLKDLDCEVWLSDVCIGGADLNESTEIAKNGISYVDVPITFRPKDFGSALWDMIRGKGTSYTLKGNIHVDTPFGAMKLPLVKEGGTTRLKKNKDGEEEDNNEE; translated from the exons ATGGCATCATCTGACAATCCGGAAGCTGTTGATAGAGGTTTATTTAGCGGAAAGGGAGAGAAAAAGGAGGAAGAGAAAGGGAGATTCCTGGAAAAGGTTAAGGATTTCATTCATGATATTGGAGAGAAGATTGAGGAAACAGTTGGATTTGGGAAACCAACGGCAGATGTCACCGCAATTCATGTCCCTAAAATTAATCTCGAAATGGCAGATATTGTTGTCAATGTGTTGGTAACGAACCCAAACCCAATTCCAATTCCTCTGATAGATATCAATTATTTAGTAGAAAGTGATGGAAGGAAACTTGTTTCTGGCTTGATCCCTGATGCTGGAACAATCCATGCTCATGGTTCGGAAACCGTAAAAATACCGCTTAGGCTGATCTATGATGATATTAGAGCTACTTATGCTGAAATCAAGTCAGGAAGCATAATTCCTTACAGGATCAAGGTTGATCTGATAGTAGATGTGCCCGTATTTGGTAGGCTAACTCTACCAATTGAGAAGACAGGAGAGATTCCAATTCCTCTCAAGcctgatgttgatcttgataagATTAAATTTGAAAGGTTTTcttttgaagaaactgttgcaatTCTTCACCTGAAGTTGGAGAACATGAATGACTTTGACCTTGGACTTAAAGACCTGGATTGTGAAGTTTGGCTCTCAGACGTGTGCATAGGAGGTGCAGACCTCAACGAATCAACTGAAATAGCTAAAAACGGAATCAGTTATGTCGATGTCCCCATTACATTCAGGCCAAAGGACTTCGGTTCGGCACTTTGGGATATGATTAGGGGAAAGGGTACCAGTTATACTCTGAAAGGGAACATTCATGTGGACACACCCTTTGGTGCAATGAAGTTACCTCTCGTCAAGGAAGGTGGTACGACCCGCCTCAAGAAAAACAAAGACGGGGAGGAAGAGGACAACAACGAG GAATAG